The following are encoded in a window of Cucurbita pepo subsp. pepo cultivar mu-cu-16 chromosome LG12, ASM280686v2, whole genome shotgun sequence genomic DNA:
- the LOC111807635 gene encoding uncharacterized protein LOC111807635: MLQLQNFHGLRLKFDLCAPLRSFRSTIPFPIHRNHTIHRLITAKFSAEHHNFTISYLTDTCGLLPETAIVVSEKVQLHNREKPDSVLELLESHGFSKSQISKLVRKRPSLLLASVNQTLLPKLEFFYSIGASRLVLARALTSDPTVLTRSLQNQIIPSYRYLKSVLLSDAKVVAALKRTSWIFLEDHTKTLMPNIDVLRDEGVPQPCIALLLTHFPETLMQKTDSFEETVAEIKGMGFDPSKSTFVLAIHAISGKGNRSIWNRCYDVYRKWGWTKDEILMAFRKHPHCMILSEEKISKGMEYFTETMGKSAGTIAKTPVVLFFSLEKRIIPRCSVLRVLSARGLVKRDLSLTTVLLPVEKRFLETFVIKYLEDVPELMDLYQGNANLDEVLASNF; encoded by the coding sequence ATGTTACAGTTGCAGAACTTCCATGGCCTCCGCCTCAAATTCGACCTCTGCGCTCCTCTCCGCTCCTTTCGCTCCACAATCCCCTTCCCTATTCACAGAAATCATACTATTCACAGACTAATTACTGCCAAGTTCTCAGCCGAGCATCACAACTTCACCATCTCTTACCTCACAGATACTTGCGGATTGCTGCCGGAAACCGCCATTGTTGTGTCCGAGAAGGTCCAGCTTCACAACCGCGAAAAGCCGGACTCCGTTTTGGAGCTTCTCGAGAGCCATGGTTTCTCCAAATCGCAGATATCAAAGCTCGTCCGTAAACGCCCTTCACTTCTCCTCGCTAGCGTAAACCAAACTCTTCTCCCTAAACTGGAATTCTTCTACTCCATTGGCGCCTCGAGACTGGTTCTCGCTAGAGCCCTAACCTCCGACCCGACGGTTTTGACCCGAAGTTTGCAGAATCAGATTATTCCTTCTTACAGGTATCTGAAGAGCGTTTTGCTCTCGGACGCGAAAGTCGTCGCCGCGCTGAAACGAACGTCCTGGATTTTCCTCGAGGATCACACGAAGACTCTGATGCCGAACATCGACGTCTTGCGAGACGAAGGCGTGCCACAACCGTGCATCGCGTTGTTACTGACGCATTTCCCCGAGACTCTGATGCAAAAAACGGACAGTTTCGAAGAAACCGTAGCCGAAATCAAGGGAATGGGCTTCGATCCGAGCAAATCCACCTTCGTATTAGCGATACACGCCATTTCCGGCAAAGGAAACAGATCGATCTGGAACCGATGCTACGATGTGTACCGAAAATGGGGCTGGACGAAGGACGAGATTCTAATGGCGTTCAGAAAGCATCCGCACTGTATGATCTTATCGGAGGAGAAGATCTCGAAAGGAATGGAGTATTTCACGGAGACGATGGGGAAATCCGCGGGAACGATCGCGAAAACTCCAGTGGTTCTGTTCTTCAGCTTGGAGAAGAGGATCATCCCGAGGTGTTCTGTGCTCAGAGTTCTGTCGGCCAGAGGATTGGTGAAGAGAGATTTGAGCTTGACGACGGTTCTGTTGCCAGTGGAGAAGCGATTTCTGGAGACGTTCGTGATCAAATATCTTGAGGACGTTCCTGAGCTGATGGATCTGTATCAAGGGAATGCCAATCTTGATGAAGTTTTggcttcaaatttttag
- the LOC111807636 gene encoding BTB/POZ domain-containing protein At1g03010-like isoform X1 has protein sequence MLIKQMKKKLQIGGEGYAGRSMSRNRFCSCNLKWVSISETGFLVGFEFFVFLRMGVVTVAELKTSMSGKRSLRSSSSIRHATEWPISDVASDLVIEVGSSSFALHKFPLVSRSGKIRKLLLEAKDSKTSRVNLSTIPGGPEAFELTAKFCYGINVEITLSNVAMLRCASHYLEMTEEFADRNLETRTETYLKETVFSNISNSISVLHRCESLLPLSEEINLVSRLINAIASNACKEQLTSGLLKLDHNYPSKTALNIEPETPSDWWGKSLSLLNLDIFQRVLSAVKSKGLKQDMISKILINYAHNSLQGLVIRDHHLVKGSSLNLELQKKQRVIVEPIVSLLPTQSRKSPVPMVFLSSLLKTAITASASTSCRSDLERRMGLQLDQAILEDILIPSITRGSSHSSMYDTDSVVRIFSIFLNLDEDDDDDDCHLRDESETMCDFDNPGSPKQSAILKVSKLLDNYLAEVALDSNLMPSKFIALAELLPDHARAVSDVLYRAVDIYLKVHPNIKDSERYRLCKTIDCQKLSQEACSHAAQNERLPVQMAVQVLYFEQIRLRNAMNGSHNQFFFGSSNGSQFPLRSSSGAGSGAISPRDNYASVRRENRELKLEVARMRMRLTDLEKDHVSMKQELVKSHPANKLFKSFTKKLCKLNVLFRMNSIKPFGTKNSSENRFPFQKRRRHSIS, from the exons ATGCTTataaaacaaatgaagaaaaagttgcAAAT TGGAGGAGAAGGATATGCAGGGCGTTCGATGTCCCGCAATCGATTTTGTTCGTGTAATTTGAAGTGGGTTTCGATTTCTGAGACGGGTTTCTTAGttgggtttgaattttttgtgtttttgagAATGGGGGTTGTCACTGTTGCGGAGTTGAAGACGAGTATGTCTGGGAAGAGATCGTTGCGGTCGAGTTCGAGCATAAGGCATGCGACTGAGTG GCCGATTTCTGATGTCGCCAGTGATCTCGTGATCGAAGTTGGAAGCTCAAGCTTTGCACTTCATAAG TTTCCTTTAGTTTCGCGGAGCGGAAAGATTCGAAAATTACTGTTGGAAGCGAAAGATTCAAAAACTTCCAGGGTTAACCTCTCTACTATTCCTGGAGGGCCTGAGGCATTTGAGCTAACTGCAAAGTTCTGTTACGGTATAAATGTTGAGATTACATTATCAAATGTTGCCATGCTGCGTTGTGCTTCTCATTACTTGGAGATGACTGAAGAGTTTGCAGACAGAAACTTGGAAACCAGAACTGAAACATACCTAAAGGAGACGGTATTTTCGAACATATCGAACTCGATATCTGTTCTTCACCGTTGCGAAAGTTTATTACCTTTGTCAGAAGAGATCAATCTGGTAAGCAGACTTATCAATGCCATTGCTAGCAATGCTTGCAAAGAGCAGCTGACTTCTGGCTTACTTAAGTTAGATCATAACTATCCCTCTAAAACTGCTCTTAACATTGAACCCGAAACGCCATCGGATTGGTGGGGGAAGTCACTAAGCCTGCTCAATCTCGATATCTTCCAACGGGTTTTATCGGCCGTGAAGTCAAAGGGTTTAAAACAGGATATGATCAGCAAGATTTTGATAAACTATGCTCATAACTCTCTTCAAGGCCTTGTTATCAGGGACCATCATTTGGTGAAGGGAAGTTCCTTAAATTTGGAACTGCAAAAGAAACAGCGGGTGATTGTGGAGCCAATTGTTAGCTTGTTACCGACGCAGTCTCGGAAGAGCCCGGTTCCCATGGTCTTTCTCTCGAGCTTGTTGAAAACAGCAATTACTGCTTCGGCTTCGACTTCTTGCAGGTCGGACTTGGAGCGACGGATGGGCTTGCAATTGGACCAAGCTATTCTTGAGGACATTTTAATTCCTTCAATCACTCGTGGGAGCAGCCATAGCAGCATGTATGATACAGATTCAGTAGTGAGGATTTTCTCCATCTTTCTAAACTTGGATGaggacgacgacgacgacgattGTCACTTGAGAGATGAAAGTGAAACGATGTGTGATTTCGACAATCCTGGTTCGCCTAAACAAAGCGCAAttctcaaggtttctaaactATTGGATAATTATTTAGCAGAAGTTGCACTTGACTCGAACCTGATGCCATCGAAGTTCATAGCATTAGCAGAACTACTGCCTGATCATGCTCGGGCGGTAAGCGATGTCTTGTACAGAGCTGTAGATATCTACCTCAAA GTGCATCCGAACATCAAAGACTCCGAGCGTTACCGCCTTTGCAAAACCATCGACTGTCAGAAGCTATCTCAAGAAGCATGTAGCCATGCTGCACAAAATGAAAGGCTACCTGTGCAGATGGCAGTACAAGTGCTCTACTTTGAGCAGATCAGGTTGAGGAATGCAATGAATGGCAGCCACAATCAGTTCTTTTTCGGGTCATCCAATGGCAGCCAATTTCCTCTACGATCGAGCAGTGGCGCTGGAAGTGGAGCCATATCTCCACGAGACAATTACGCATCGGTTAGAAGAGAGAACCGTGAGCTGAAACTCGAAGTTGCTCGAATGAGAATGAGGCTGACTGACCTGGAGAAGGATCATGTTTCTATGAAGCAGGAGCTTGTAAAGTCTCATCCTGCAAACAAGCTATTCAAATCATTCACCAAGAAGTTGTGTAAGCTCAATGTTCTTTTCAGGATGAACAGCATCAAACCATTCGGGACGAAGAACAGTTCCGAAAACCGGTTCCCGTTTCAAAAGAGAAGGCGACATTCGATTTCATGA
- the LOC111807636 gene encoding BTB/POZ domain-containing protein At1g03010-like isoform X2 has protein sequence MPISDVASDLVIEVGSSSFALHKFPLVSRSGKIRKLLLEAKDSKTSRVNLSTIPGGPEAFELTAKFCYGINVEITLSNVAMLRCASHYLEMTEEFADRNLETRTETYLKETVFSNISNSISVLHRCESLLPLSEEINLVSRLINAIASNACKEQLTSGLLKLDHNYPSKTALNIEPETPSDWWGKSLSLLNLDIFQRVLSAVKSKGLKQDMISKILINYAHNSLQGLVIRDHHLVKGSSLNLELQKKQRVIVEPIVSLLPTQSRKSPVPMVFLSSLLKTAITASASTSCRSDLERRMGLQLDQAILEDILIPSITRGSSHSSMYDTDSVVRIFSIFLNLDEDDDDDDCHLRDESETMCDFDNPGSPKQSAILKVSKLLDNYLAEVALDSNLMPSKFIALAELLPDHARAVSDVLYRAVDIYLKVHPNIKDSERYRLCKTIDCQKLSQEACSHAAQNERLPVQMAVQVLYFEQIRLRNAMNGSHNQFFFGSSNGSQFPLRSSSGAGSGAISPRDNYASVRRENRELKLEVARMRMRLTDLEKDHVSMKQELVKSHPANKLFKSFTKKLCKLNVLFRMNSIKPFGTKNSSENRFPFQKRRRHSIS, from the exons AT GCCGATTTCTGATGTCGCCAGTGATCTCGTGATCGAAGTTGGAAGCTCAAGCTTTGCACTTCATAAG TTTCCTTTAGTTTCGCGGAGCGGAAAGATTCGAAAATTACTGTTGGAAGCGAAAGATTCAAAAACTTCCAGGGTTAACCTCTCTACTATTCCTGGAGGGCCTGAGGCATTTGAGCTAACTGCAAAGTTCTGTTACGGTATAAATGTTGAGATTACATTATCAAATGTTGCCATGCTGCGTTGTGCTTCTCATTACTTGGAGATGACTGAAGAGTTTGCAGACAGAAACTTGGAAACCAGAACTGAAACATACCTAAAGGAGACGGTATTTTCGAACATATCGAACTCGATATCTGTTCTTCACCGTTGCGAAAGTTTATTACCTTTGTCAGAAGAGATCAATCTGGTAAGCAGACTTATCAATGCCATTGCTAGCAATGCTTGCAAAGAGCAGCTGACTTCTGGCTTACTTAAGTTAGATCATAACTATCCCTCTAAAACTGCTCTTAACATTGAACCCGAAACGCCATCGGATTGGTGGGGGAAGTCACTAAGCCTGCTCAATCTCGATATCTTCCAACGGGTTTTATCGGCCGTGAAGTCAAAGGGTTTAAAACAGGATATGATCAGCAAGATTTTGATAAACTATGCTCATAACTCTCTTCAAGGCCTTGTTATCAGGGACCATCATTTGGTGAAGGGAAGTTCCTTAAATTTGGAACTGCAAAAGAAACAGCGGGTGATTGTGGAGCCAATTGTTAGCTTGTTACCGACGCAGTCTCGGAAGAGCCCGGTTCCCATGGTCTTTCTCTCGAGCTTGTTGAAAACAGCAATTACTGCTTCGGCTTCGACTTCTTGCAGGTCGGACTTGGAGCGACGGATGGGCTTGCAATTGGACCAAGCTATTCTTGAGGACATTTTAATTCCTTCAATCACTCGTGGGAGCAGCCATAGCAGCATGTATGATACAGATTCAGTAGTGAGGATTTTCTCCATCTTTCTAAACTTGGATGaggacgacgacgacgacgattGTCACTTGAGAGATGAAAGTGAAACGATGTGTGATTTCGACAATCCTGGTTCGCCTAAACAAAGCGCAAttctcaaggtttctaaactATTGGATAATTATTTAGCAGAAGTTGCACTTGACTCGAACCTGATGCCATCGAAGTTCATAGCATTAGCAGAACTACTGCCTGATCATGCTCGGGCGGTAAGCGATGTCTTGTACAGAGCTGTAGATATCTACCTCAAA GTGCATCCGAACATCAAAGACTCCGAGCGTTACCGCCTTTGCAAAACCATCGACTGTCAGAAGCTATCTCAAGAAGCATGTAGCCATGCTGCACAAAATGAAAGGCTACCTGTGCAGATGGCAGTACAAGTGCTCTACTTTGAGCAGATCAGGTTGAGGAATGCAATGAATGGCAGCCACAATCAGTTCTTTTTCGGGTCATCCAATGGCAGCCAATTTCCTCTACGATCGAGCAGTGGCGCTGGAAGTGGAGCCATATCTCCACGAGACAATTACGCATCGGTTAGAAGAGAGAACCGTGAGCTGAAACTCGAAGTTGCTCGAATGAGAATGAGGCTGACTGACCTGGAGAAGGATCATGTTTCTATGAAGCAGGAGCTTGTAAAGTCTCATCCTGCAAACAAGCTATTCAAATCATTCACCAAGAAGTTGTGTAAGCTCAATGTTCTTTTCAGGATGAACAGCATCAAACCATTCGGGACGAAGAACAGTTCCGAAAACCGGTTCCCGTTTCAAAAGAGAAGGCGACATTCGATTTCATGA
- the LOC111807034 gene encoding monothiol glutaredoxin-S1-like: MDMNAVKGLVAEKPVVIFSRSQCSMSYTVKTLISSFGANPTVYELDEIPNGHQIETLLLQLGCEPCVPVVFIGQKLIGGARELMSLQVRNELMPLLMSARAIWV, translated from the coding sequence ATGGATATGAATGCAGTGAAAGGGTTGGTGGCCGAGAAGCCAGTAGTGATCTTCAGTAGAAGCCAATGCTCGATGAGCTATACAGTAAAGACACTCATATCAAGCTTTGGGGCTAATCCTACAGTGTATGAGCTTGATGAGATACCCAATGGGCATCAGATTGAGACACTGCTGCTTCAACTAGGATGCGAGCCATGTGTGCCTGTTGTGTTCATTGGGCAGAAGTTAATTGGTGGTGCTAGAGAGCTCATGAGCCTGCAGGTCAGGAACGAGCTTATGCCATTGCTCATGAGTGCCAGAGCTATATGGGTTTGA
- the LOC111807033 gene encoding OTU domain-containing protein 6B-like encodes MEVTQPIEDTSSETVSDTVAQENHETRDEMLSRHRKEISQLQNKEIELKKAAARGSKAEQKMKKKQVEEEISQLSAKLKKKHTEELASLGFSDSNGNEKNNIENLVKAIAGVSTTVQSDLSKPSKSTRRREKRAQQEAERDRRIEEEQSNIVSDRMIENEQLEKKLGPLGLTVNEIKPDGHCLYRAVESQLALLSGGSSPYNYQELREMVAAYMRDHSTDYMPFFLSDNIVEGNSDVPMAERFENYCKEIESTAAWGGQLELGALTHCLKKHIMIFSGCFPDVEMGKEYKSDGVLNSSIRLSYHKHAFGLGEHYNSVVPV; translated from the exons ATGGAAGTCACTCAGCCAATAGAGGACACATCATCTGAAACTGTCTCAGATACAGTAGCTCAAGAGAATCATGAGACTCGTGATGAAATGCTTTCAAGACAtag GAAAGAAATATCACAGTTACAGAACAAAGAAATCGAACTTAAAAAGGCAGCTGCTAGAGGTAGCAAAGctgaacaaaaaatgaagaaaaagcaGGTGGAGGAAGAGATATCTCAACTTTCTGCAAAGCTAAAAAAGAAGCATACTGAAGAACTTGCGTCCTTGGGCTTCAGTGACAGtaatggaaatgaaaaaaacaatatcgaGAATCTAGTGAAGGCCATTGCTGGAGTATCTACGACAGTTCAGTCCGATCTCTCGAAGCCAAGCAAAAGCACGAGACGGAGGGAGAAGAGGGCTCAACAAGAAGCAGAAAGAGACCGAAGAATTGAAGAGGAACAGAGCAACATTGTGAGTGATAGAATGATTGAGAATGAACAATTGGAAAAGAAGCTTGGACCTCTTGGTTTGACTGTTAACGAAATCAAGCCAGATGGGCATTGCCTATACAGAGCAGTCGAAAGCCAGCTAGCCCTCCTTTCAGGAGGTTCATCTCCATACAATTACCAAGAACTTCGTGAAATGGTAGCAGCTTACATGAGAGACCATTCAACTGATTACATGCCATTTTTCCTCTCAGACAACATTGTAGAAGGTAATTCCGATGTTCCGATGGCTGAAAGGTTCGAAAACTACTGCAAGGAAATCGAGTCAACAGCAGCATGGGGTGGGCAGCTGGAACTTGGTGCTTTAACCCATTGCCTTAAAAAACATATCATGATATTTTCAGGATGCTTCCCTGATGTGGAAATGGGGAAGGAATACAAGTCAGACGGCGTACTAAACTCAAGCATTAGGCTGTCATACCATAAGCATGCCTTCGGACTTGGAGAGCACTACAATTCTGTGGTTCCTGTATGA